In Streptomyces sp. HUAS ZL42, the DNA window CGAAGATGCGGGTGCCGCGAGGGTCGCCGTCGTTCTTCAGAATGACGGCGGCGTTCTCGTCGAAGCGGATGTACGAGCCGTCCGGACGGCGGCGCTCCTTGACGGTGCGAACGATGACCGCCTTGACGACGTCACCCTTCTTCACGTTGCCACCGGGGATCGCGTCCTTGACGGTGGCGACGATGACGTCACCGATGCCCGCGTAGCGGCGACCGGAGCCACCGAGCACACGGATGCAAAGGATCTCCTTCGCACCAGTGTTGTCGGCGACACGCAGTCGCGACTCCTGCTGGATCACGTCTATCTCCTGTTTGTCTGCCGGTTCCCTCCGGGCGTTGAACCGGAGAGCCTGGCGGAACCGTCCTGCGGGTAGCTCCCGCAGGAATTACTTGCGCCTCTGCAGGCGGAAAACCGACGCCGGGGGTCTGGGGACAGAGCCCCCGGCGGGGGTCAGCGGGGGCGGAGCCCCCGCTTATTACTTCGCCTTCTCGAGGATCTCGACGACGCGCCAGCGCTTCGTCGCGGACAGCGGCCGGGTCTCCATGAGGAGGACGCGGTCGCCGACACCCGCGGCGTTCTGCTCGTCGTGCGCCTTGAGCTTGTTCGTACGGCGGATGACCTTGCCGTACAGCGCGTGCTTGACGCGGTCCTCGACGGCGACGACGACGGTCTTGTCCATCTTGTCGCTGACGACGAGACCCTCACGGGTCTTGCGGAAGCCGCGCGCCTCTGCGCCCGCGGCGGAGCCGCTAATGTCTGCTGCAGTCACGTTGTTCTCGCTCATCAGGCGTTCTCCACCGTTTCGATGCCCAGCTCACGCTCGCGCATCAGGGTGTAGATCCGCGCGATGTCCTTGCGGACCGCCTTCAGACGGCCGTGGTTCTCGAGCTGACCGGTCGCCGCCTGGAAGCGGAGATTGAACAGCTCTTCCTTGGCCTCGCGGAGCTTGCCCAGAAGCTCCTCGTTGCCCAGCTCGCGCAGCTCGGACGCCTTGGTACCGGCCGACATCACGCTTCACCTGCCTCGCGCTTGACGATCCGGCACTTCATCGGCAGCTTGTGGGCCGCACGGGTCAGCGCCTCACGGGCGATCTTCTCGTTGGGGTACGACAGCTCGAACATCACGCGTCCGGGCTTGACGTTGGCGATCCACCACTCCGGAGAACCCTTACCGGAACCCATGCGGGTCTCGGCGGGCTTCTTGGTGAGCGGACGGTCCGGGTAGATGTTGATCCAGACCTTGCCACCACGCTTGATGTGACGCGTCATGGCGATACGAGCGGCCTCGATCTGACGGTTCGTCACGTACGCCGGGGTGAGCGCCTGGATGCCGTACTCGCCGAACGCAACCGTGGTGCCACCCTTGGCAGCGCCGCTGCGTCCCGGGTGGTGCTGCTTGCGGTGCTTGACCCTACGGGGGATCAGCATGACGGTCAGGCCTCCGTTCCGGTGCTCTCAGCCGGAGCGGCGGCGGGAGCCTCGGCCTTGGGGGCCTCGGCGCCGGCAGCCTGCTGCGGCTTGCGACCGCGCCGCTCGCCACCACGGCCACCACGGGCCGGGCGGTCGGCACCACCACGGGCCGGGCGGTTACCCGCACGGGCCGCAGCGTTCTCGGCGCGGACCTCGGCGATGTTCTTGACGTCGCCCTTGTAGATCCAGACCTTCACACCGATGCGGCCGAAGGTCGTCTTGGCCTCGAAGAAGCCGTAGTCCACGTTCGCGCGGAGCGTGTGCAGGGGCACACGGCCCTCGCGGTAGAACTCCGAGCGGGACATCTCGGCGCCGCCGAGGCGGCCACCGCACTGGATCTTGATGCCCTTGGCGCCGGCCTTCATCGCCGACTGCATGCTCTTACGCATGGCCCGACGGAAGGAGACGCGGGAGGAGAGCTGCTCGGCAACGGCCTGGGCCACGAGCTGAGCGTCGGTCTCGGGGTTCTTGACCTCGAGGATGTTCAGCTGGACCTGCTTGCCCGTGAGCTTCTCGAGGTCGCCGCGGATGCGGTCGGCCTCGGCGCCACGACGGCCGATGACGATGCCCGGACGCGCGGTGTGGATGTCCACGCGGACGCGGTCACGGGTGCGCTCGATCTCGACCTTGGAGATGCCGGCGCGCTCCATGCCGGACGTCATCATCCGACGGATGGCGACGTCTTCCTTGACGTAGTCCTTGTACAGCTTGTCGGCGTACCAACGCGACTTGAAGTCGGTCGTGACACCGAGCCGGAACCCATGCGGGTTTACCTTCTGGCCCATTACCGGGTTCCTTCCTTGCTGCTGACGACCACGGTGATGTGGCTGGTCCGCTTGCGGATCCGGTAGGCACGGCCCTGGGCGCGCGGCCGGAACCGCTTCAGGGTCGGGCCCTCGTCGACGTACGCCTCGGAGATGTAGAGGCTGTCGGCGTCGGTGTGGTCGTAGTTGTGCGCGGCGTTGGCGATGGCGCTGTCGAGCACCTTGCCGACCGGCACGGAGGCTGCCTGCGGAGCGAATCGCAGAACAGCCTGGGCCTCCGTGGCGTCCATGCCACGGATGAGGTCCACCACGCGGCGGGCCTTCATGGGCGTGACGCGGATGTACCGCGCCTGGGCCCTGGCTTCCATGGTTGTCCCTTCAGTTACTTACGTGTCTGAATGCGATCCGCTACTAGCGGCGCTTCGACTTCCGGTCGTCCTTGACGTGACCCCGGAAGGTGCGCGTCGGCGAGAACTCGCCGAGCTTGTGGCCGACCATCGACTCGGTGACGAACACCGGGATGTGGGTCTTGCCGTTGTGCACCGCGAGCGTGTGGCCGAGCATGGCCGGCACGATCATGGAGCGACGGGACCAGGTCTTGATGACGTTCTTGGTGCCGGCTTCGTTCTGGGCGTCCACCTTCTTGATCAGGTGGTCGTCGACGAAGGGCCCCTTCTTGAGACTGCGCGGCATCTAAACCCGCTCCTAGCGCTTCTTGTTCGTCTTGCGGCGGCG includes these proteins:
- the rpmC gene encoding 50S ribosomal protein L29, whose protein sequence is MSAGTKASELRELGNEELLGKLREAKEELFNLRFQAATGQLENHGRLKAVRKDIARIYTLMRERELGIETVENA
- the rplV gene encoding 50S ribosomal protein L22; translated protein: MEARAQARYIRVTPMKARRVVDLIRGMDATEAQAVLRFAPQAASVPVGKVLDSAIANAAHNYDHTDADSLYISEAYVDEGPTLKRFRPRAQGRAYRIRKRTSHITVVVSSKEGTR
- the rplN gene encoding 50S ribosomal protein L14 encodes the protein MIQQESRLRVADNTGAKEILCIRVLGGSGRRYAGIGDVIVATVKDAIPGGNVKKGDVVKAVIVRTVKERRRPDGSYIRFDENAAVILKNDGDPRGTRIFGPVGRELREKKFMKIISLAPEVL
- the rplP gene encoding 50S ribosomal protein L16, whose protein sequence is MLIPRRVKHRKQHHPGRSGAAKGGTTVAFGEYGIQALTPAYVTNRQIEAARIAMTRHIKRGGKVWINIYPDRPLTKKPAETRMGSGKGSPEWWIANVKPGRVMFELSYPNEKIAREALTRAAHKLPMKCRIVKREAGEA
- the rpsS gene encoding 30S ribosomal protein S19; its protein translation is MPRSLKKGPFVDDHLIKKVDAQNEAGTKNVIKTWSRRSMIVPAMLGHTLAVHNGKTHIPVFVTESMVGHKLGEFSPTRTFRGHVKDDRKSKRR
- the rpsQ gene encoding 30S ribosomal protein S17 translates to MSENNVTAADISGSAAGAEARGFRKTREGLVVSDKMDKTVVVAVEDRVKHALYGKVIRRTNKLKAHDEQNAAGVGDRVLLMETRPLSATKRWRVVEILEKAK
- the rpsC gene encoding 30S ribosomal protein S3, which gives rise to MGQKVNPHGFRLGVTTDFKSRWYADKLYKDYVKEDVAIRRMMTSGMERAGISKVEIERTRDRVRVDIHTARPGIVIGRRGAEADRIRGDLEKLTGKQVQLNILEVKNPETDAQLVAQAVAEQLSSRVSFRRAMRKSMQSAMKAGAKGIKIQCGGRLGGAEMSRSEFYREGRVPLHTLRANVDYGFFEAKTTFGRIGVKVWIYKGDVKNIAEVRAENAAARAGNRPARGGADRPARGGRGGERRGRKPQQAAGAEAPKAEAPAAAPAESTGTEA